TCTCCAATTCGCTTACCTGTAAATCGAGACCAACCACCTCGTCTCATTTCAAAATTTGCAAGATGAACCTTCCTGGTAAGACTTACCATTAGACCAATCGTTAATTCGACTACTGCCATTGTTACTGCATCCGGAGTATAAGCTACGGTGATACCCCTTTCTTTACATAATTTCAGCGGTACTGAATCAAGGCCAATACCTACTCTGGAAATTATCTTCAAATTCGGATTTGCTTGTATGAGTGGAGTTAGATCTTCTGTCCCGGCAATGATTCCATCTACATTTTTTGCATAATCAGCAACTTCATTGGAAGTCAGTTTCCGTTTGGTCGGATTTAATTGAACATCCCATCCCTTTTTTTCTAAAATCTCAATGGGCTCAGGATTATATTGACCAAAGGGAAAAGTGGAAATAAATATCTTTTTCATTCAATTATACTCTTGCAAAAACCCATACATGCGAACTCAGTTTATATTTTTTTAAAAGCTCTTGCAATTCCTTAATTGCCGCTTCGCCTCGCGTTTTCAAAACACTCATGAATTCATTTTTGGAATCATTAGAAATAACGATATCCACATCAAGCTCACCTGGAGTAAACACTTCAATAGCTGAAAAATTTAATCTTTCGAATAAAGTCTCAAACCCCTTAACACTCATAAAGTTTATATGATGGGGGGGAAAAATACTGTTAGATCGTTCTTGCAAAGTAAGAATATCAAAACCTTCATAACCAAGACCCGTTAATAATACATAACCGCCAGGTTTTGCTAACTTTTTTACTGAGTTTAAAAATTCTATAGGAGAAAAAACATGTTCAATTACTTCAGAAGAGATTACTAAATCAAATTCCCCCTCCCATACTGCAGAATTTTCAGCCATAGCCACCAAAGTTTCAATACCTTTCGAACGTGATATCGCAGCCATTTCTTCCGAAGGTTCAATTCCAAATAAAGAAGCCTTAGGATAAAAGCTCTTTAGCTCCTCTAAAAAAATTCCATAACCTGAACCTACATCACAAATTTGATTGGGATTAAAATTTAGACCAGTAAGAAAGTCGAAGATCTTTTTTGCCTTAGGTCGAAATAGAATTTCTCTTCTTTTCTCTGCGACTGCGGGGAAAAAATGTTCAGACCAGAATTTAGATGAAATACCAACGGAATAAAAATCATCTAACATTTCTTTCGAGGGTCGTGGATTACAAAATAGACTTCCACATTCAGAACATTTTTGGTAAGTATAACCTGATTTATTAAGATGACTGTTCGTAATCTTTGAATTGCAAGCAGGACAAGGAATTTCAGTGAATTTAGATTTATCTAATTTTTCTGCATCTACTTGCACCAAATCTAAATATTGTTTGAGTAATTCCTTTGGTCGAATATCGCTTTCTTTCATTATTATTTTCTTATCTAATTTTCTGATTAGAATTTATTTTTCGTATCACCTTTGCAGGGACACCACCAGCAACTACATTAGGTGGAATTGATTTTGTCACCACGCTACCTGCCGCAATTACTGAATTCTCACCAATAGACACACCCTTTAATATAATTGATCTAGTTCCTATCCAAACATTCTTTTGAATTTTGATGTCTTGATCAAATTCATAACCTGGATTTGTCAACCTTCCTTCTGGCGGAAAGATAACGTGGAAATCCGAATCCAAAATGCTGACATTTGCTGCGATCATTACATCATCGCCAATCTGAATGGATCGTGATCTTGATGTAATGGACGTTCCATTCAAGCCAACACGCTCTCCGATTATTATTCTGGATGTATTCGATAGTGTTTTCAGAGAAGTTGGTGAAAAAATGGATGCTGCCATTGCCCTTGATGGATGGGATATAGAAGAGAAATTATTTCCAAGTTCAATTTTACTACCGGGATATTTGTAAATTATAATTTTTCCAGATACTTTTGGCGATATTCCAATCTGAATTCGCCAGAAGAATACCTTACAGCGAAAGACAAAAGTGGATATGAATTCCAATGTTTTTAAGTAAGTTTCATATCCAACAAAAGCAACGAGTTCCCAAAATGAATACTTAGAAAGGACTTTTTTTAAATTAGTGAACATTCTACTTAATCGGTTTTGTGATTTCCAAACGGATTCCAATTCCATCTAATTGAACAAGTCTAGTAAAACGAGAAACTTCGTTCACTAACACTGTTGCATTTTTTTTCCAAGGATACAAATGAAAACGATTTGGAAGATCGGGCTGCTCTTCAGTAAAAGCTTTATCGCTCACAGGAATTTTCTCCAAACGATTTGCTGTAAAAAAATAACCACCTTTCTTCAATACACGTTCAATAAAACTGAAATATTTAGTAATTTGTAGATTTGGCATTTCTTGGAATGAATGACAATTAATTGATAAATCGATAGAATCTGACTTAACAATATGCAGTTGATCTGTTGTTAAAAGCAAAATATCATAATTTTGATTCAGATCATCTCCGATTTCGTGAGGTAAAAGGATTTTTGCTTTCGGGAAAACAGTAGATAGATAACTAAACGAAACGGGAACCATTTCCGGCAAATCAATGAGAATTAACGAAACACCCGCTATATGGTGAAATAAAATAGACGGGAAATTTCCATTTCCGGCTCCAATTTCCAAAATACGCTTAATTTTCTTCCCCTTTAGATTATCTTTAATAATATTTAAATAATAATAATGTAAATAGATATGTTCAGAAATTTTCCTTTTTGACCATCCCTCAAAATCTTTCCTTACCGCTTCGGAGCTCAAAAAAAGATCTCTATTGTTTTTCCATTTCAAATGATTGATTCGAAAAGGTGATAAATCAGGATCAGAGACTCGATCATGATTTAATACCAGATCAAATGCTCTCTTATAAGAAAATAGCTTGGGTAATTTAAAAAATTTATTGTAA
The sequence above is drawn from the Leptospira sp. WS4.C2 genome and encodes:
- a CDS encoding acyltransferase is translated as MFTNLKKVLSKYSFWELVAFVGYETYLKTLEFISTFVFRCKVFFWRIQIGISPKVSGKIIIYKYPGSKIELGNNFSSISHPSRAMAASIFSPTSLKTLSNTSRIIIGERVGLNGTSITSRSRSIQIGDDVMIAANVSILDSDFHVIFPPEGRLTNPGYEFDQDIKIQKNVWIGTRSIILKGVSIGENSVIAAGSVVTKSIPPNVVAGGVPAKVIRKINSNQKIR
- a CDS encoding putative sugar O-methyltransferase; the protein is MYSLELDKKNIDRLDLYKKSKYFLSQKSNSKSSYWKEHAGFLNAKVSKDKLVVSGDSGFYIPPEKKPFLNLINKFKQLITSPLILAHKIYNKFFKLPKLFSYKRAFDLVLNHDRVSDPDLSPFRINHLKWKNNRDLFLSSEAVRKDFEGWSKRKISEHIYLHYYYLNIIKDNLKGKKIKRILEIGAGNGNFPSILFHHIAGVSLILIDLPEMVPVSFSYLSTVFPKAKILLPHEIGDDLNQNYDILLLTTDQLHIVKSDSIDLSINCHSFQEMPNLQITKYFSFIERVLKKGGYFFTANRLEKIPVSDKAFTEEQPDLPNRFHLYPWKKNATVLVNEVSRFTRLVQLDGIGIRLEITKPIK
- a CDS encoding methyltransferase domain-containing protein; amino-acid sequence: MKESDIRPKELLKQYLDLVQVDAEKLDKSKFTEIPCPACNSKITNSHLNKSGYTYQKCSECGSLFCNPRPSKEMLDDFYSVGISSKFWSEHFFPAVAEKRREILFRPKAKKIFDFLTGLNFNPNQICDVGSGYGIFLEELKSFYPKASLFGIEPSEEMAAISRSKGIETLVAMAENSAVWEGEFDLVISSEVIEHVFSPIEFLNSVKKLAKPGGYVLLTGLGYEGFDILTLQERSNSIFPPHHINFMSVKGFETLFERLNFSAIEVFTPGELDVDIVISNDSKNEFMSVLKTRGEAAIKELQELLKKYKLSSHVWVFARV